A portion of the Myripristis murdjan chromosome 13, fMyrMur1.1, whole genome shotgun sequence genome contains these proteins:
- the srsf7a gene encoding serine and arginine rich splicing factor 7a has product MSYYSSSRSSSRTTDCKVYVGDLGNGAAKGELERAFSYYGPLRSVWVARNPPGFAFVEYEDPRDAEDAVKGMDGKVLCGSRIRVEMSTGLSRKGRGRPSRRHFDPNDRCYQCGDRGHYAYDCYRFNKRGGGRRSRSRSRSRSRSRSRSRGRRYRSRSRSRSNGRRHRSPSYSKRRSRSVSPARSKSRTPVRSRSRSRSRSGSGPRGRSASRSRSRSRSVSHKRNSRSRSASPKRSPTPGDD; this is encoded by the exons ATGTCGTACTACTCATCCTCCCGTAGCTCGTCTCGGACCACCGACTGCAAAGTTTATGTGGGTGACCTGGGCAATGGTGCTGCCAAAGGAGAGCTGGAGCGAGCATTCAGTTACTACGGTCCGCTGCGAAGCGTCTGGGTGGCCAGGAACCCGCCTGGCTTTGCCTTTGTGGAGTATGAGGACCCCAGGGATGCAGAGGATGCAGTGAAAGGCATGGATGGAAA gGTTCTGTGTGGTTCCCGTATTcgtgttgaaatgtcaacaggCCTGTCGAGGAAGGGCCGCGGTCGCCCCAGTCGACGCCATTTTGATCCCAACGATCGGTGTTACCAGTGTGGGGACCGGGGCCACTACGCTTATGACTGCTACCGGTTCAACAAGAGAGGAGGTGGTCGCCGCAGCAG GTCTCGATCCCGCTCTCGGTCTCGCTCCAGGTCCAGGTCCCGTGGACGCCGCTACCGCTCTCGCTCCCGCAGCCGTAGCAATGGCCG ccGCCATAGATCTCCATCCTATTCCAAACGCAGAAGCAG GTCTGTCTCCCCTGCTCGTTCTAAGTCCAGGACTCCAGTGAGAAG TCGCTCCAGGTCTCGTTCTCGGTCTGGCTCCGGACCCAGAGGGCGCTCAGCCTCTCGCTCCCGTTCTCGCTCCCGTTCAGTCAGCCACAAGAGGAACAG tcGTTCCCGTTCAGCAAGTCCGAAGCGAAGCCCCACGCCAGGAGACGACTGA